A genomic window from Aquila chrysaetos chrysaetos chromosome 9, bAquChr1.4, whole genome shotgun sequence includes:
- the PLA2G3 gene encoding group 3 secretory phospholipase A2, giving the protein MWVRAALACAAVLAGARAWPGGAVCAQRAAGAGGARYVAFLSPGPGPGPGPAALVESAWAGRGRLRACWARRDPRLARAFRAACARRPPPAPGAALRRDLAALWRRRAACADPAPPGGSRRRRGWTLPGTLWCGAGDSAGNASELGLFRGPDRCCREHDRCSAQIAALQFNYGIRNYRLHTVSHCDCDARFRQCLLALNDTISNIIGVTFFNLLEVPCFVLEESEECVQWHWWGGCERYGVVPLARMVQQSQYHYSLPAEETHSAAVQPSGKGRKPSRAGRKRLRQGLGRNPGLHQAQRPPTAQWSRSPGTLSPASARDKAEPTTRHPAAQWGLEPGPPTAMTVLEQDLAGGRRLPGGAQEGAGGSAHPACTQDGTIGSSPAAERCGATPVPAVEGRRQQGLGRVCRCYKRLDKCEHQIAPQEVKYQLHNVDTRMLFHCNCTRRLARFLRRARDLGDVEVAVLADRIAMDCFVLEPPADCSLGEGSQHNSCITATRAVLVPARHLKKTLRRWGPPHVTSKAEHPYWKTQDSGGTLYEQCLQLALEQKLGARHRAVP; this is encoded by the exons ATGTGGGTGCGCGCGGCGCTGGCGTGCGCGGCGGTGCTGGCGGGCGCGCGCGCCTGGCCCGGCGGCGCCGTCTGCGCGcagcgggcggcgggcgcgggcggcgCGCGCTACGTGGCCTTCCTCagccccggtcccggccccggccccgggccggcCGCGCTGGTGGAGAGCGCCTGGGCCGGGCGCGGCCGCCTCCGCGCCTGCTGGGCCCGCCGCGACCCGCGCCTGGCCCGCGCCTTCCGCGCCGCctgcgcccgccgcccgccccccgcccccggtgCCGCGCTGCGGCGGGACCTGGCCGCGCTCTGGCGGCGCCGCGCCGCCTGCGCCGATCCCGCGCCGCCGGGagggagccggcggcggcggggctggacGCTGCCGGGCACGCTGTGGTGCGGAGCCGGTGACTCGGCGGGGAACGCCAGCGAGCTGG GTCTCTTCCGCGGCCCCGACCGGTGCTGCCGGGAGCACGACCGGTGCTCGGCGCAGATCGCGGCGCTGCAGTTCAACTACGGCATCCGCAACTACCGCCTGCACACCGTCTCCCACTGCGACTGCGACGCCAG GTTCCGGCAGTGCCTGCTGGCCCTCAACGACACCATCTCCAACATCATCGGCGTCACCTTCTTCAACCTGCTGGAGGTGCCGTGCTTCGTGCTGGAGGAGAGCGAGGAGTGCGTCCAGTGGCACTGGTGGGGAGG GTGTGAGCGTTATGGTGTAGTACCCCTGGCCAGGATGGTGCAGCAGAGTCAGTACCACTACAGCCTGCCCGCAGAGGAGACTCACAGCGCTGCTGTGCAGCCCTCGGGCAAGGGAAGGAAACCCTCTAGAGCAGGGCGCAAGCGGCTCCGCCAGGGACTGGGGCGAAACCCCGGGCTCCACCAGGCACAGAGACCTCCAACAGCCCAGTGGTCGCGGAGCCCAGGTACCTTGTCCCCTGCATCTGCCAGGGACAAGGCCGAGCCCACAACCAGGCACCCAGCAGCGCAGTGGGGGCTGGAGCCCGGCCCCCCAACAGCAATGACCGTGTTGGAACAGGACCTTGCTGGAGGAAGGCGACTGCCAGGAGGAGCAcaggaaggggctgggggctcagcACACCCTGCCTGCACTCAAGATGGCACCATCGGATCCAGCCCGGCCGCGGAGCGGTGCGGAGCCACCCCGGTGCCTGCTGTGGAGGGGCGCAGGCAGCAGG GCCTGGGCAGGGTGTGCAGGTGCTACAAGCGCCTGGATAAGTGCGAGCACCAGATCGCACCCCAAGAGGTGAAGTACCAGCTGCACAACGTGGACACCCGGATGCTCTTCCACTGCAACTGCACTCGCAG GCTGGCGCGGTTCCTGCGCAGGGCAAGGGACCTTGGTGACGTGGAGGTGGCTGTCCTGGCTGACCGCATCGCCATGGACTGCTTTGTTCTGGAGCCGCCCGCTGACTGCAGCCTGGGTGAGGGGTCACAGCACAA cagctgtATCACAGCAACCCGGGCTGTGCTAGTACCTGCACGGCATCTCAAAAAGACCCTGAGGCGCTGGGGTCCTCCGCATGTGACCTCCAAGGCCGAGCATCCATATTGGAAGACACAGGACAGTGGTGGCACCCTCTATGAGCAATGCCTGCAGCTGGCCTTGGAGCAGAAGCTGGGTGCTCGGCACCGTGCGGTGCCCTGA
- the INPP5J gene encoding phosphatidylinositol 4,5-bisphosphate 5-phosphatase A yields MEPARRGSADQGSAAASGHRPGPPRGSASAASPARPVPFGGGGPARPQPDGGAPAAPFLAGGGGVPGARRSSRPDAACDPFPYGCPRPGGAQRGGPEERAPGRAAQPLPLEVGRAGAEGAGGPHAFPLPALLPPSPGAPPARPAVPSPAASGPAAGRPAFPELGPLEHAAPGKPVPAERREMLPKAESSDHISAWAGSSPRAAGLPKAVSSEFIAGGRVGLSKPAALPKPEPDELSLFGRSLGLPGSGDSCDALLGCSGRVPEDGSFRITVVTWNVGTAMPPNDVTSLLHLNTGETNDVDVIAIGLQEVNSKINKRLKDALFTDQWSELFMDVLSPFHFVLISTVRMQGVILLVFAKYYHLPFLQDIQTDCTRTGLGGYWGNKGGVSVRLSIFGHMVCFLNCHLPAHLEKAEQRKEDFATILHMQQFEGRAASGILDHDLVFWFGDLNFRIESLDIRFVKYAIDSNILSQLWEKDQLNIAKSTWPVLSGFQEGPLNFPPTFKFDVGTNKYDSSAKKRKPAWTDRILWKIKSPSVGLGAGGRRPSRGVLSVSQLCYCSHMEYTVSDHKPVAAIFAVQFASKADKPPVEIYVADEWSRPEQAVVRYKMSAGFHRSSWDWIGLYRVGFRHPKDYVSYVWARSDDGERCLDKQLCAQVMFSEEALPKGKGEYILGYYSNTSSSIAGVTEPFQISLPRSEEGSSPTDSSGSSSEEEDDSTLVLLAPKSRSPSPGKMKRHRSRSPSLAKFQGLILRPSSRDRGTSRSPSPQSRRGLPGDIPTIHLPQEELGRRGAKAKEPGRAADSQEGSSFYQTVREQGGPRRVSADNPLARADPRNLGLLPALRLEMIDQAMGRRRESTDQGYPCRRMSPTSPPGCSTSPKEGSSPQELDSHSCAMGR; encoded by the exons ATGGAGCCGGCCCGGCGCGGCAGCGCGGACCAGGGCTCGGCCGCCGCCTCGGGGCaccggcccggccccccgcggggctccgcgtccgccgcctcccccgcgcGGCCGGTGCCCTTCGGCGGCGGGGGTCCGGCCCGGCCCCAGCCCGACGGTGGGGCCCCGGCGGCGCCTTTCCTCGCCGGCGGTGGCGGCGTCCCGGGCGCCCGCAGGAGCTCCCGGCCGGACGCCGCCTGCGACCCCTTCCCCTACGGCTGCCCGCGGCCCGGGGGCGCGCAGCGCGGCGGGCCCGAGGAGCGGGCCCCGGGCCgggctgcccagcccctgccGCTGGAGGtcggccgggccggggctgaGGGGGCCGGCGGGCCCCACGCCTTCCCGCTGCCggccctgctgccccccagcCCGGGCGCCCCCCCGGCCCGTCCCGCCGTGCCGTCCCCGGCGGCGtccggcccggcggcgggccggCCCGCCTTCCCCGAGCTCGGTCCCCTCGAGCACGCCGCCCCCGGGAAGCCGGTGCCCGCCGAGCGGAGGGAGATGCTCCCCAAGGCGGAGTCCAGCGACCACATCTCGGCCTGGGCGGGCTCCTCGCCCAGGGCCGCCGGCCTGCCCAAAGCCGTCTCCAGCGAGTTCATCGCCGGCGGGCGGGTGGGCCTGTCCAAGCCCGCAGCCCTCCCCAAACCGGAGCCGGACGAGCTCTCCCTCTTCGGGAGGTCCCTCGGCCTGCCGGGCTCCGGCGACTCCTGCGACGCGCTCCTCGGCTGCTCGGGAAGGGTCCCGGAGGACGGCTCGTTCCG CATCACAGTGGTCACCTGGAACGTGGGCACAGCCATGCCCCCGAATGACGTGACATCCCTGCTGCACCTCAACACGGGCGAGACAAATGATGTGGACGTGATCGCCATTGG gCTGCAAGAGGTGAACTCTAAGATAAACAAGCGCCTGAAGGATGCCCTCTTCACAGATCAGTGGAGCGAGCTCTTCATGGATGTGCTGAGCCCCTTCCACTTTGTCCTG ATCAGCACAGTGCGGATGCAAGGTGTGATCCTACTGGTGTTTGCCAAGTACTACCACCTCCCCTTCCTGCAGGACATCCAGACAGACTGCACGAGAACGGGACTGGGAGGCTACTGG GGCAACAAGGGTGGGGTGAGCGTTCGTCTCTCCATCTTCGGCCACATGGTCTGCTTCCTCAACTGCCACCTGCCAGCGCACCTGGAGAAGGCGGAGCAGCGCAAGGAGGACTTTGCCACTATACTGCACATGCAGCAGTTTGAGGGGCGTGCGGCCAGCGGCATCCTGGACCATGA CCTTGTGTTCTGGTTTGGGGACCTCAACTTCCGCATCGAGAGCCTTGATATACGCTTTGTGAAGTACGCCATCGACAGCAACATCCTGAGCCAGCTCTGGGAGAAGGACCAG CTGAACATTGCCAAGAGCACCTGGCCTGTCCTCAGTGGCTTTCAGGAGGGACCCCTGAACTTCCCACCCACCTTCAAGTTCGATGTGGGCACCAACAAGTACGACAGCAG TGCCAAGAAGCGAAAACCTGCCTGGACTGACCGGATCCTCTGGAAGATCAAATCTCCCAGTGTTGGGCTTGGTGCAGGCGGGCGCCGGCCCAGTCGGGGCGTCCTGTCGGTGAGCCAGCTCTGCTACTGCAGCCACATGGAGTACACCGTCAGCGACCACAAGCCGGTAGCTGCCATCTTTGCAGTGCAG TTTGCTTCCAAGGCAGACAAGCCCCCGGTTGAGATTTATGTGGCTGATGAATGGAGCAGGCCTGAGCAAGCAGTTGTCAGGTACAAGATGTCGGCTGGCTTCCACCGGAGCTCCTGGGACTGGATAGGACTCTACCGG GTGGGCTTTCGGCATCCTAAAGACTATGTGTCCTATGTCTGGGCCAGGAGTGATGATGGAGAGCGCTGCCTAGACAAGCAACTGTGTGCGCAG gtgaTGTTCTCAGAGGAGGCACTGCCCAAGGGGAAGGGCGAGTACATCCTCGGATACTACAGCAACACCTCCAGCAGCATCGCTGGTGTGACTGAGCCCTTCCAG ATCTCCCTGCCCAGGTcagaggagggcagcagccCCACGGACAGCTCGGGCAGCAGCTCAGAAGAGGAGGATGACAGCACACTCGTCCTGTTGGCCCCCAAATCCCGTAGCCCCAGCCCAGGCAAGATGAAACGGCACCGGAGCCGAAGCCCCAGCCTGGCCAAGTTCCAGGGCCTCATCCTGCGGCCGTCAAGCCGGGACAGGGGTACGAGCCGCAGCCCCTCACCCCAGAGCCGCCGTGGCCTCCCCGGGGACATCCCCACCATCCACCTgccccaggaggagctggggcgCCGTGGAGCCAAAGCCAAGGAGCCAGGGCGGGCAGCCGACAGCCAGGAGGGCAGCTCCTTCTACCAGACTGTGCGGGAGCAGGGCGGCCCCCGGCGCGTCTCTGCCGACAACCCCCTGGCCAGGGCTGACCCCAGGAACCTGGGCCTGCTGCCTGCGCTCCGCCTGGAGATGATCGACCAGGCCATGGGCCGGCGGAGGGAGAGCACGGACCAGGGCTACCCCTGCCGGAGGATGAGCCCCACCAGCCCCCCGGGCTGCAGCACCTCCCCAAAGGAGGGGAGCAGCCCCCAGGAGCTGGACAGCCATAGCTGTGCCATGGGCCGCTGA